Below is a window of Populus alba chromosome 2, ASM523922v2, whole genome shotgun sequence DNA.
acaaGGCAAAAGATCCTAGTGTTGtaccaaaaaaagaataatatgacTGCAAACGTATTAGAGAAGTACAATTTTCATTACAACACAATTGTAATTGTCAAGCAAATAAAATGCTTTAAATTTGGAGACAATCTAAGATACTTTGATCcatgatttattatttactaTACATAGGGCCAAAACAAAGATCATATCACAGCTAATCACATAATAAACCCAAATGATTAGTGAAACAATTATATCCTCtaattacataacaaaatgGAAGCTTGTACTCCACTAGAATCGCTAAAAGGGAAAGGGAGGCTGCTAAGCATGGGAGGGAGAGTCCGTCTTCTTCATAAGTGTCCATTCATCTCTCCCATTGTATTACATGTCTATCTTTCTCATGCCTAGGGCTGAAGCTTGGTTGATCACCTCAATACAACGAAGATTTTTGTGGGCTGGTGTATCTATCGAAAGAAATATCTGCAAGGTAGCTTGGCAAGTGCTTTTCAAGGGAAGAAACAAAGATGGATCGGGTACAGGCAGCTCTTTGCAAGGAAAAAACAAGGCAATGCTTTTTTAAGTGGCTTTGAAGACTAGATAATAGTAATGAAGGAGGTTGGCAGAATCTCATCACTACCATGTACTGGCCTCCTTACATTAATGGCCTTCCACTGTTTAAAAACCCTATATCACCAACATGGACTGCTATTAGTTCAATTATCAACACAATTCATGTTTTTTGACAGATAGATATTGGTTGCCATGTGCTATTTTGAGAGAGTGCTTTCCATTTCTCTATACGATCTCAACAATTCAATCAGAATATTTAGCAATAATGGGGGAGCATCATAACAGGGGATGGATGTGGAAAATCAACTGGAGCCGTAGCCTGAACTCTCCAGAACAATCCGAGCTGCAACAACTCTACACTTTGATATTTGGGATCAGATTGGATACAAATAGGGCAAACTTAAAACAATGGAAGCTACATAAACAAGGAGGATATGCAGTCAAATCTAGCAGCACGACTATTGATAACATTGAATTTCTGGGTACTTCTTCTTTCACTCCACTGCTATGGATAAGAATCGCTCCTCCTAGGATTAAGATCTTTTTATGGTTACTTCTACAAGATAGATTATGCACAAGAGGGGTTTtctttggaaaatgaatttaataaattcaagtcAAGGTTTGTGTCCTTGTGCAGTACACTTATTGCTTCACGCCATCTTTCATGGAGGCTCTGGCAATGTATTATTAAATAGCTAGGCTTTAACTGGTGTATGCCTCAAATAGTGGAGTAGGTCGTTTGGAATTCAGTGTTAAGGGAGTTTCAAAGCAAAGCCTCGACAATGCTATCATGTGGAATCTCATGGTTATTTGGCtggaataaaagaagaagatattttCAGGATAAAGTTCTTAACTAGAATacaatatttcattttaatactACAAAAGTTATCTTTCTGGTTGAAGACGTTGGACATGGATTTTACTTACAATAAGGGTGATTTATTCAGAGGGGTTTGCCGGTATCATAGGTTGAACAAACAACTAAAGTTATGTTAGTTTCAGAGAATATTTCTATTCATGTCAGCTTCATAGCATAATTAGTgaagtttattttgttgattctaTTTGATTGTATAATATTCTACCTCAAAATCCCACGAACTTGATGGTTTtctgaaatatcaataaaacttcgatattatcaaaaaagaaaCTAGCATATATCTTNNNNNNNNNNNNNNNNNNNNNNNNNNNNNNNNNNNNNNNNNNNNNNNNNNNNNNNNNNNNNNNNNNNNNNNNNNNNNNNNNNNNNNNNNNNNNNNNNNNNNNNNNNNNNNNNNNNNNNNNNNNNNNNNNNNNNNNNNNNNNNNNNNNNNNNNNNNNNNNNNNNNNNNNNNNNNNNNNNNNNNNNNNNNNNNNNNNNNNNNNNNNNNNNNNNNNNNNNNNNNNNNNNNNNNNNNNNNNNNNNNNNNNNNNNNNNNNNNNNNNNNNNNNNNNNNNNNNNNNNNNNNNNNNNNNNNNNNNNNNNNNNNNNNNNNNNNNNNNNNNNNNNNNNNNNNNNNNNNNNNNNNNNNNNNNNNNNNNNNNNNNNNNNNNNNNNNNNNNNNNNNNNNNNNNNNNNNNNNNNNNNNNNNNNNNNNNNNNNNNNNNNNNNNNNNNNNNNNNNNNNNNNNNNNNNNNNNNNNNNNNNNNNNNNNNNNNNNNNNNNNNNNNNNNNNNNNNNNNNNTGGGTGGGGGAATTGGAAAGGGGGAGGAGGGTTCTTGTTTTGGTGTTTGATGAATGGGAAATGAAAGAAGCGGTCTAGGTTTTGGTCTGCTGGAATGATGATCCATTTGGGCTATTATTGGGATGAGGATGAGATGTTTGGGAGAGAATCCACTCGGTGGCTTTCACTGTTGATTTTGCCACCGGTGGGCGGCCAGAGCTTGAGCCGCCAATTCACTAGGAAAACCCATGCTCAGTAGCTTGCTCCCATCTCCATTTCCCTTCTTCTCATCTTTGCTCTCAATGCTTTGCAGATGCTATTATGAGGATGCCTCGCTATGCCTGTGCTGGCTTTTCGCTGCTGCTGGGGACAAACAAAGTGGTCCGCCGGCTGTCTGATTCGATGCCGGTTCGATCCCTGATCGAACCGACTCCTTTTTCTCTCgttctttttccttaaaaatatcaaggattttataaaatttcaatttaaccccAACATATAATCATGGGGACAATATCATTGTCACCCCTTTATTAGTAAAACACTAGAAAGGTTGCCGCGAACTACCTTTTACCATGTAAAAAAGTTTGTCAAAAGTACGTGCATACAATGTTAACACGTTTTCAAAACagtaagaaattttttaaaaaaataaatcaaaaatgctatttttttttactaatatctTTGACAACAAAATAATAGATTTACTCGGATTAATCCCTTTTTAAAATACACACCCGTTTATAGACTCGGTTTAACTCAatcactttgatttttttttaattatattttatttaataatataaatgttcataaaaaaaaatcaatttttttttttaaaatgcggTTGTATAACGATGACAAGTTCAGCAGCAATCAAAATCAGCAGAAAacaaccatctaggtggtggcctgGTGGCGaaagcttgggaccaagaggtttgctccctctgtggtctcaagttcaaaccctaggttgctcatatgatggccactggaggcttacatggtcgttaactccagggcccgtgggattagtcgaggtgcgcgtaagctggcccggacacccacgttaattaaaaaaaaaaaaaaaatcagcagaaAACAACCAACGTTATGATAGAGACAGCAACATCAGTAGCAGGAGTAAAATGAAAGTGATGATAtgatgctgctgctgttgctgcatAGTTGTCTTGTAAGGCAACTGTAGTAAAGTGAAAGTTATCATCGTATGATGATGCTGCAGCATAGTTGTCTTGTACGGCAAATCCTCACTATCCACCGCCACTTCTCCTCACTATCCACCGCAAGCAAAGTGCCTGTCAGAGCTCTTTTCCTGGGCAGAGGCGCCTCTGATCAACTTGTTGGTGGCATCGAATAAATAAGGCTCTAACCCATCTCCAGCTACTGCCTTACTCTTTCATCTTTTCTCCAAACCACTGGCCATCTTGTTGATAATGGCAACAAATAGGGAGTGATTGTGGTGGGCATTTCTGTTTCACTCGGCAATTCTTGCTGATGGTCTTTTTTGGATACGGGGCAAAGGGGATGGAGGCCGTCTTGGCTTTGTACATGAGAATCCTGCTTTTCATCCTACTCCAAACCCTTTTTTGGATTCCGTTCACTCTATTGCTTTGGGTGGCATTCGTTCTGTTGCCCTCACTTCCACTGGCCAGATTTTTGCATGGTTATTACTACATCCCTCCATCTATTTCCTTCCGttgcaatattttttccttcaaaatgaTTCTGAGATAAAGAAGCACATTAAGGATGTCTTTCTGACATAAAGTTTGCAGGGGCTATGGCGGTTTCGGTGCATTGGGGCATGTATCATAGAGAACTGTTCCCTAGACTGGTGGAAGGTTCTTGGGATGGAAAAACACGCCACATTTCCACTACTGGCATACATTCTTCTGCCATCACTGCCTCGGGTATTcaatctttttcttgatttatgcAAACAAGTAGCAACCTTTTGTACATCTCAATTGCAGTTATATACATGCTTAGGAGATACATTTTCCACGTATCTTTTACCTGTTTGCAAATTGCAACCGATTGGTTGGCTTTTATGCTGCTTTACTTGGGATTCTGTGTTTAACCCTGCCATGAGCCCATGTCCACTTCTCTATCTAAATCCTAAAGTTTTGGATCACCTTACAATGTTATCAACAACTGATACAGGATTGGGAAGTTCAACTCTATATGATAGTAATGATTAATGGATATATCTTTGCTGACTTTTTGGTGCACGTGTGTGAACATAGTTCTTTCCCTTTAGCAATGCAATCTTTTCATTAATCTATTTGAGATGTCATTCCCTTGTTGTAATTGGgaattcaattgtttttcttatgaaGAGAAAATGCACGAGGAGATCAAGGAGTTACTACAATCCGTAAAGGATTACTTTAATCAAACTTCCTCATACCTGGCCATGTATAGACTTCCTCGTACATTAGTTCATATTTTGTCTTTTGCTTGCTGTCACTCATCTGGTTCCTACTATGGAAACAGGGGAAGTTTATACCTCGGGTTGAGAAGAAGGAGATGGCAGATTAGGCCTTGGCCCTGGTCAGGGTCCAAATGAAGGGGGTTGACCTAGTATACTCTGCAAAGTAAAGGCATTTCCGGTGCCTGTGGCTGCTGTGTCTTGCGATGATTTTTTCAGAATGGTGCTGGCAGAGGAGGGGCAGGTTTGGAATTGGGGAGGTGAGGATGGTACTTTTTGTTTGCAGGATGTTCTCTCTCTTCTATATTCCTGCTTAGATGCTAGTATataggttttatttttcaaaatgtagCGAAGGAGCTTTATGGAGCAATATCATGCACTAATTGTTGTCTAGTGTttggaggaaagaaaaaagaataatatatattttttagtttagtcgAACAACCTATGAATTATCTACTGAAAATCTTGCATTTGTAAGACTTGAGACAAAGGATGGCACTCCAGCTGTAGTCATGTGGTCTCATGCTTCTCGGGTTAATTCAAAAGGGCTGCTGCCATCTTAGGCTGTTTACATGAACTGTCCTTTTTGCCATTCAGGTTATCTAGGGATGTGcaaaatttttatgtttctcaCTGCTTCTACTTTATTACATTTGTGATTTTTGGCCTTCCTTGCGGATTCTGTGTTAACTTACACTGAATTAAATTCTGTCATTCCATTTTATTGCTGCTTATGTTGCACATGGCTAAAACCGTGCAGGAGAATGCCCCTCATCTTGTTTTCCATTAGCACCAATTATATGTTCTTACAGAGTTTTATTTATGCACTTTTCCTGTCCTTGGAGTGTGTTAAAATCCTGGCTGCTCAATAGAACAACATCAATTACTGTACTAGGCACTTTCTGTGAATGCTTGAGTGGAGTGGATAGTTTCCTCTGTCACAAAAGCACAATTTTTTTACGGGCACTGTTATTACGTAAAGGTTTGTTCTGTGAATTTGCTATGGTAGTGGATGACTATGCAATGTAAATGAAAATCATGTCTCATCGTGTGACAGCTGATGCATTTTGTCATGTTTTCAACATTGACTGAACATCCATTATTGCTGgaacaaaaacaacataaataaagtgTCTATGAACTTGGAAGAGGTGACAGGGTCAGTGCTTGGAGACTAAAAACAATTCCTAGCCTCAAAGATGTTTGTATCATTCAGATAGCAGGTGGTGGATATCACTGTCTTGCCTTGACTGGTAAAGTGACTCCAGAACGTCATGGTTACAGCAGCAACTGCAACTCTcgttcccttttcttctttattctttcctCCTCTTTATAGATTGCGTAGCCTTTTCAACTATTTCTGATTCTTGTTTGTGTTATCAGATGAAGGTCAAGTACTTTCGTGGGGGTTTGATGGACATTGTCAGCTGGGCCATTCTTCAATTCAATGTCAGAAAATACCAGCAGTGATTGATGCTTTAGCTGATCAGCATGCCATTCATGTCACCTGTGGAGGTTTCATCGTTGGCAGCTATAACTGGTAAGTCGAGGCATGATCTTGAATTGCATCTTTGGTAcacattctttctttctttcttttttctttttttaatgcaacAGAAACTCTCCAATTCTGAAATCTGGTATATTCTACAAGGGTGCCACATGCCTTTTATCATGAGTTTCTCCTTTGGTACATTAGAGTGCtgatgatattatatatattactgtCAATTTTTGTACTGCTATGAAGTGATTCTAACTTACTAGACGTACTCTTATTTTATCTCCTACATGAATTGGTAATTGGTTTGAATGTGTTCAAAACTCCACGCTAGATGGCTGGACTGTGATCTAGATGGAAAGTCCACCCAAATCTACATGGTTTGTTATTTGGTCCTGCTGCCAACCTATCTGTCACTGCAATAAACAGTTTTATTTCTCCACCATTTTATGAATTGGTTTTAACTGTTTATGTCCAGTGTTGCTAATATGTTGActaaccattattttttttcatgtgaagtTTGGTATGCCTCATACAGAATCTAGCCTATCCAGCAATTTACTTGAACTTATGAGCCAGTTGTTGTAGGTGTCTGTGTTCTGTTCCTGGTTGCCTTTCATTATCAGTGCACCAGATGTCACTGCTGTTTGTTGTTTgaacaaatactttttttaaggAGAAACTTTCATAGTTGGAggcaattgttttaattaattagtttttttctggtCATTAATAATGTAAAGCCAAGCTTGATATTAAATTGAATCCTGTTTGTTTCTAATCAGTAAGTTTATCTTTGGtttgttgattaaaaaacaaacggGATTGATGTCATTTCTGAAATGATCCCATGTTCTTAATTTTTCCATGGAGGTTGGAGTTATGTCAAGTTTTTATGATAGTTAAACATGGCTAATCTCTTGTCTTGTTGCTTTTTGCTGATGGATATGGTTTGGTTTGCTGTGTTTTGTAaccaagcaagcaagcaagtaACCTAtgctttaatttaattcttgaaGAGGACTGGTGGATCTGGAATGGATACGAGGAGCAAAGCAAGGGTATATAATTTTATGCTTCGATTTTGTCgttgttcttcttcttgtctAATTAAGCTTTCTATTTAGTAAATctaatgtaaatttttaattttttttattttttatgtaaagacACTTTCTGGTCCGGTTAGTGATCCTTCAAAGCTTCCCAAGTGGAACCATGATGGTTCTCAATTTTATTGCAGTGCTGGCACAAATGCAAGGTACCTTCTTCATCTCATATAATTCTTGCTATGGCTTCATCATACGTGTTGTCCCAGTTGCAAGCACAATGTCTAGTGAATTTTGAGCTGGTTTTTATAATCAAGTAGCGCATCTATAAATTGCTgttatctttttcttcattttgtctTTAGGCATGAGTTTATTGCTCCATTTCCTGAGTTAAAAGTCTGCATGAGACAAATCCATGAAATTGATTGTTGTTTAGTTGAAAATGGTGGTAATTGACCAGTCTGGCAGTCGGAATCAGTGTTGAAAATTTGTGTgatttattatagaaaaaagacagaaaagaaaattggAGAGCACCTAGATATGTTTTGTGTTTGccataaaaaattgatgtaGTTGAAAATGGTAGGATGAGAACATGTTTGAATGCTAACAATCACACAATCCCTCACACACTGAGTAACTCTAAATACCATTATAACATGCCTTCGATATCTAGTCACAGATGATCCTATAATTAACAATCCAGGGTGCTTTTTCTGATCCACAGTCCATTCATGCATTATTTGCAGGATCAgatcattgttatttttatcccCTTTCTGGTAGTGGGATATGATATCTGCTAAAGGAAAAACACTGTTCATGTAAGAAATACACGAAGGATCTCTTTTATCATATGCAACTACTGGTTCTTTGTGAAAAAACGTTCCTAGAATGTTCTAACTATGATATTACTAGAGTTGGAATGAATGAAGAGCAAATTGGGAGCATGATCTCGCTTTTGCTTAATAGTATCTGTGAAGAAACGAATATAATTAATCCATGAAGCTTTGAGCGTGCAGCCATCAATTGTAAGACATTTGATGTAGCTCCTCTTCTGATGCTAGACATGGTGCTAATGTTCCTATATGTTGTAGCTGCATGTTATCAAATGAAATCATGGGGATTGTGCAGCTACTCATGCTATCATCAGTTGGCAGAAATCCATCATGAGAATGATCCCCATAAGTATGCAAGTCCTGTATAAGGTGGAAAGTTTGAAGCAGAAACTGTTTCTTTCATGTTGCCCATTTCTGATACAACTCGTTGAtcatcaaaaaacatattttctgcAGAGACTGTTCTGTACGCGTTTTCTAGAATTGTTTGCATATACTTTCTCTGTGCATCAATTCTCTTTTGAAGGTGATGCTTTACCTATTAGGACAATGAGAACAGAATACTCGAAAAGGTAAGGACCTTTTTCCCCCCCTTTTTAAGACAGAGAACTTGAAATTTTTGTCACTAGCCTTAAGGTTTTCTGTAATTTCTTAGGATTTACCTTTAATTGCTCATCTAAAGTCCTCTGTGCTTGTATTTGCGTTCCAAGCACTTCATTTCGATGGATGTTCCTGATAAAATGTTGAAGGAAACCTATGAATGAAATGATGATAGTTTTCATGGTCTAAAATATACTTGAAACTGTTGTGAGTAGAAAACACTGGCTGAGTTGCCTCTATATACGTACTTGTTCAAGCCATCACCGAAGATTCTGGCTGTAGCAGCATCTTGTAGGTTCTTTAGATGACCGGTTGCTGCCAAAAAGAGAGAGACTGAATTAGATTACATACCAATACAAATGCCACGAGCTTCCAATTGCAGGATAGTAGAAGAGAAGTAGCCTAGCAGCAGGAATTGAAGGATATAGACTAGCAAGCAGAAAAGGAAGCATGATGGAACCCTAGTTCCCTTACCATCTCTAATTGCCTGTTCATTAAGATAATTCTGTGGTTGCTTTCCAAGCCTAAATTTCTGTGTACATAGTCAAAAAGTAACAGAAATGAGATATCCTAAGATGGGAAGATATGTGTAGCAGAAAATCTAGAGAAATGAAGGAGAAATTAACCTGAAGGTGGCTCTTCAAGTGATATAGGGTCAGACCCTTAACTCCCATAATTCTCATAATGGCCTTAGGCGTGGCCTCTAGATAGGGTTCAGACATGGAAAAGAAAGCAGGAGAAACAAGGTGAGGATTCAGGCAGATGGTCAGTTAACAGTCAGTGACACAAgattattctatatatatatatatagtgagaaGAAGAGTTGATGACTAATTACTGTCTGGTCCTCCAAGCAGGGTGACAGCATCCACAAATCGTTCATGAAGCTCGAGAGTCCATCGGAGACGAGGCTTGGGGTCTGTTGTGATCAGAAGATGGTTGCTTTCTCTTTGAAAGCAGGGTGGCTCCCTGTCATGTGTTTGCATCAGTGCTGAGGGCATGTTGGAGTGCAAATTGTTTGCAGTGCAATGAGATGGGaacaaatgatatatatatatatagagagagagagagtgagggAGGGAGAAAACAGGAAATAATCTGCCTATTGAATTCATCTAGACATCAATTATTAGATTTGCCATGAATAAATGATCACATATTTCCAAAACATATCAATGCTGACATGTCAACTCGGGTAACATGCTTGTCTAAGAAAGCGTTTTCAAATTAAACCAGATAAAAGTTGATTATATTAACCTGATGAGTCAATTTATAATCCAATCATTCCGGTTAAAACTTGGtttgatttaaaacaaaaaaacattgttttaactttttttttaatagaaaaatctTCATATATTATTGTTATAGATTGTTTTAAACCGattcaggttaacccgttagaTTCATAAACCATGAAAACTGTGGAAAAAGGTCGAGGAGACCCTACCATCTAATTATATATTCTCATCTTCTGTTTTGTTTAATGGGAGTAAAAATCATGTTTGTATCCTGTAAACTTAGAGGGAGCAAAATTCACGGGCactttattaactttttataaGTACTAGTAGTAATTAAAGACCCAGGAATCTTATATTGGTTGATCTAATGTCCTATCATTACCTACAAAATTGATGTTTGAAAAGCAAGACTTAATtagatataatatataaaataatttatggcaTCAATGATCATCTTATTCACTTGTTTACTATATTCATGATTAACAAAAACCTGAAAATTAGAGTGGCTAGTGTGAATTATATAGATATGAAACGTAGTAATCAAACTAGGTTCAACAAATGAATTCAATGTAGGGATGATATAGGTTATTAAACGTCCTCACCTTCACGAGTTGATCCAAGACGTGTTCTCGACTCAGTTTAAGAAAATCCGAGTAgaaatatatattgtaaaacCTAGACAATTTAaagtgtgtttggcagtgtagtagcgattgtttttcaaatagcttttcgtgtcgaaatacatgtcaatgatgtttttttattttttaaaaattatttttaacatcagcacatcaaaatgatccacaaagtacaaaccaaactcaattttagtaaaaaaaaaaaaatttaaaatttcgaCAAACGCAGGTTCAAACTCATTACCAAACGGTCTCTTAATCAAAACCTgttctaacttttgttttgtttttttttttcaaaataatattattataacctttttaaacaaaaatcttgAAGCTACATTGTTATGGATTGATTTGGGTTAATGAGTCCAACACATGAATTGATTATTAAACTAGGTTATCAATTGAGCTGGGTATTGTTATGGTTTTCATGGTAattgaatggaaaaaataatgttgttttatatgtttttatactaatcattaaaaaaatataattatataattgattGTAAATAATTAGTAATCCACTTTATGTTTtaagcatatttgtttttaaaacttttaccataatattgagatttatttgatgttaaattaatttatgtggtttttattattattatgagtacatatattagataataaataacactgctaattatttttctattattattaaaaaatatcagctAGTTTTTCGATATTTTAAGGGggagataaaaaagaataatttaactATTGATGGGGCCCAGATAATAATAGTTGCTTACTTTTGTGATGTCATGATCATGGGagaatattttccttttcaaatatTCTGTACGGTTTACTAATTATAATATGCAATTCATCTGTATTACAATCCAATTATCAACATAAAATATTCACAGAAGTACTGGATATAGTTTAATATGTATtgttacattaaaatattatttttaccctttagtaaaaaaaatagaagcctTGATTGTAGCggtaatttggtattttttagatGTTAATTTGTCATTATAAAATTGTTTCCGAGAtaggttaatatttttaaaattttatatataataaaatgataaatttaccTTCAAGATCAACAAAATCTATAATTATTAACCAAtagttatttagttttttaaaaagatttaaaatagtTAAAGTATCTATTTActtctaagataaaaaaatagagctgttgataaagtttatttatttattttttatcttttgttcattaaaatatagttaaaatacatgtttagCCTtaggaaatacaaaaaagaaggcATGTGTCCAGGGGTATTTGTGTctattcatattgtttttgtaataCTCGGGCTCATGGAGGGCAGTTTGGTATTTTAAaggtgaaaaaacattttttatttgacaaagcTATTATTGGCTCGTGCTCGTTATAAGGTTGCGCGTAGGTGGTAAGTGTGGCGCTATTCGGCAACCAAACTTGCCCTTCCATCATGTTTTTAGAAGCATTATTATGTCATTTGTGGTACATGACAGTGGATGATAGATGGTTTGTTATCGgtgattgtttctttttttattctgtccttttctctcttctaaaGAAAGCACGCTTATAtatgtctctgttttttttttatttgtcaattctagtccttatgttttttattacttattttcatcattgtctcttttataaaaaaaataaaattatgttttcaatttagtccttaaattataatttatcatatattattttttcaatttggttcttattcttttaatttttaattttttttcttggttttaattattaattaaaattttattattttttaatttggttctttaacacacacatatattagaCATGATCTcactgatttttgtttttgtttgtaataaAGAGTATTCTCAAATCTGTTTTTTATGTCAATCGTAACTAAATCTTTCTTGAGACAAGTATTTTCTTCGCATCAAACTAATGTAttacaacaatttaaatttttcaagatGAAGGTCTCgctctagaaaaataaaagagagcatATCTTCTTAACGACAAAATCTGTTGTCTATATATATGAACGAcaaatatcatatattaaaaaaacacaagtgaGGAGTTTATGTAaataactcatatttttttaataaaaaataaaaaataaatattattttaatatattttcaagtaaaaaatattttaaaaaataattattattacaattacaaataacaaaataacaaaaatgtaaTATTGGTGCAATGATTGTAAGCATCCAAATTAATGAGTATCCAATAATGCAAGGCATTTCGTAAACTTTCAAACTCTGACTGTGCTCTTTCCAAACAGTGTATTGTTTTAATGGAAGGTTGGGacaccaaaagaaaaggat
It encodes the following:
- the LOC118049251 gene encoding myb family transcription factor IPN2, which codes for MPSALMQTHDREPPCFQRESNHLLITTDPKPRLRWTLELHERFVDAVTLLGGPDKATPKAIMRIMGVKGLTLYHLKSHLQKFRLGKQPQNYLNEQAIRDATGHLKNLQDAATARIFGDGLNKNIHRNEVLGTQIQAQRTLDEQLKVKHHLQKRIDAQRKYMQTILENAYRTVSAENMFFDDQRVVSEMGNMKETVSASNFPPYTGLAYLWGSFS